Below is a genomic region from Paraburkholderia sp. BL10I2N1.
CGTTGAGCGTCACGAGGCTGACGCGCCATCCCACGTCGGTACGGTTCGACGGGCCGCGAGCGATTGTGCGCGTCGTACCGTTGCCATTCGCCCACGGCTCGGGCGGCAGCGCCGCACAGTCGATGAATCGGACAGACGCTTGCGGTTGCAAGGCCATGGCTCGACGGGGCGAAGCGCAGCAACGCTCAGCGTTCGATGAGGCGCCAGAAAGTGTTGTCGTCATGGCGCCGCCGGTCCCGCGCTGGTATGGATTTCAAGGTCCTGCATGACGTCGAACAGGTCGCAAACGATGCCGAAATCCGCAACCGAGAAGATGGGCGCGTCCGGATCCTTGTTTGCTGCGACGATGATTTTCGAGTCCTTCATCCCGGCCAGATGCTGGATCGCGCCGGAGATGCCAAACGCGAAATAGACGTCCGGCGCGACTGTCTTGCCGGTCTGCCCGACCTGTGCAGCGTTCGACGCATAGCCCGCGTCCACCGCAGCGCGCGAAGCGCCTAGCGCGGCGCCCATCTGTCCGGCGAGCCGGTTGAGCCGGTTCATATTCTCCTTCGACGCAAGGCCCCGGCCGCCGGAGACCACGACGCGAGCGTTGGCAAGGTCACGTCCCGTCTGTTCGGTGGTTTGCCGTTCAATCAGCCTCGTCTTCGCAAAGCCCGCAACTGGCTCGAGCGCGACGATTGAGGCGGCGCCACCGCTGCTGGCGACGGGGGCGAACGACGAGGCGCGAAACGTGGCGAACGTCTCGATGCTCGAGCTGGTGACCGTGGCGATCACACTGCCTGCATAGAGCGGTCGCAGGAAGCGGTTTTGATCGACGACGCCAGTGATATCGGCGAGGAAAGCGCAGCCCGCGAGCGCTGCCGCGCGCGGCAGCGCACATCGCCCGAGCGTGCGGTGACTGGCGCCGATCAGGGAATACTGGTGCGCGACAACCTGCAGCTGCAAGGCGACCGTTTCGGGCAGCAGTGCTTCGGCCGGGTCGCAGGCAGCGAGGAGCACGCGCTCGATTCCACTGATCCGCGCTGCTGCTTCTGCGACCGCCGCATCATGAACAAGGATGTCAACCGGGAGGCCGCGCTGTGAGACGGCGGCGACAACCCGCAACGTCGATTCCGCGATCACACCGTGGGCGCTGTCCCATTCACCTAATACGAGGCTTCTCATGAATTTGCTCCGGGATGTGCTGCCGCGTTATCGAACAGACGTTGCTGCGCCAGCGCGGCGATCAACGCGGCGGTATCCGGCACCTTGACGCCCGCCTGGCGGGTCGGCGGATCGGTCAGGTCGACAATCCGCGTGCGAGGCGCAAGGTCGACGCCGAACGACCCGGCATCGATGGTTGTGAGCGGCTTCTGCTTTGCTTTGACGATGCTCGGCAGCGTGACGCGGCGCGGCTCGGCGAGACGCAGGTCGGCGCTGACGACAGCCGGTCCGTCCAGTTGCCAGATCGAGGTGCCGGCGTCGTCGCCGCAGGTGACCTGCCAGCGCGCGCCGTCTGCGCTCAGCGCGCTCGCGTTGAGTGCCTGGGGCCAGCCAAGCAGGGCGGCGAGCATTGCTGCGACACCTCCGATGTCATCGTCGATCGCCTGCTTGCCGCACAGGACAAGACCGTATTCGTGCGTCGCCAGATGCGCGCAAAGCAGGCGCGCGACGGCGAGCGAATCGAGTGTCGCCGTGGCCGCGCCGGTATCGATCAGGATCGCATCATCCGCACCCATGGCGAGCGCGGTGCGCAGCACGTCCTGACTCGTCGCCAGTCCACAGGTGACGACCGTGACACGCGATGCGACGCCGGACTCCTTCAGTTGCAGTGCCTTTTCGACCGCACATTCGTCAAACGGATTGAGCGACATCTTCAGTCCGGCTGTGTCGATCGCGCCGTTCGCGTTGACCCGCACGCGCACATTCGCATCGACGACGCGCTTCACGGGAACCAGAATATTGATGGTCATGGGATGGGTCTCCTTCTATCAGGACACGGCGCCAAGGCCATATTTGCCGACCAGTAACGCGCCGCTGGCGAACCGGTCGAGTGCGTACGGCGCGAGCGAGACATCGGTCGGCAGCCCGAGCGCATGCTGAGCGAGGATCTTGCCGATCCCGGGCGACAGCTTGAAACCGTGACCCGAAAAGCCGAAGCCGACCACCAGTCCTGCGATGTCACCGACCTTGCCGAGAACCGGATTCCAGTCGGGGGTCACGTCGTAGACCCCGGTCCATGACGATGCCAGACCGGCGGTTTCGTAAGCTGGAAAGCGCTCGGCAACCTGCGCGCCCACTTCGCCGACGTAGTCGAGCGAGATATCGCCCTGTTCGGTTTCGGGCGTATTGAGGGTTTCGCCGACCACGCCTTCGGACACCAGCATCTGACTGCCACCGTAGCTGCGGTAATACAGCATGCCGGCGGAGCCCAGATCCTTGAACGCGGGCATCTTGAACGTGTAGGCCGCTTCGCACTCGAGTGCGAGCACGGTGTGCCGCTCGGGCTTGACCGGTAGCGGGATGTCAATCCATCCGGCCAGTTCCGGCGTCCAGATGTTCTGCGTGCTGATCAGCGTGCCGCAGCTGAACGAGCCGGCGCTCGTGTTCACGCCGACGATCTTGCGGCCTTCCCGGACGAGCCCAGTGACCGTGACGCCTTCCATGATCTTCACGCCGCGTCGGCGGGCCGAGCGGGCAAAGCTGGTCGCGACCAGGTAAGCGTCGGCAAAGCCAGCTTCCGGCTCGAAGCCGATCAGGGCCGTGTCGTCGAACTGTGCGATCGGCAGGCGTTCACGCGCCTCTCCCCTGTCGAGCAGCTGGACCTCGATGTCCATGTCCTGCTGGGCGGCCAGTGACGCTCGCAGCGGCTCGAGCTTGTCGCCTTCCGGAGCGCAGATCATGTAGCCACACTTGACGAGACCGCACGATGCCTCGTCGTCGCCGACATATTCCGCGAAGTTGTTGAACGCCCACCAGGACGACCTGGCGAGTTCTACGTTCTGGCGCACGGAGTAGTGTGTGCGCAGCAGCCCGGACGACTGCGACGTGGTGCCCGCGCCGATCGTGCCCTGTTCGAGAACGAGCACGCTGGTGGCACCGGATGCGGCGAGGTGGTGGGCGACCGACGCACCGATGACACCGGCGCCGATCACGACGAAGTCGTAGTGGCTCATGAAGACCTCTGGGGTGAACCTTGTGGGTGGGCCTTGGTACAGGCGATGGAGCTGATTCTAGGAAACCAGATCACACATCAATTTTGTATTAGGCAAACTTATGGAGAGCGGCCGCAATCGCTCATTCTGAGCGCTGGCGACGCGAGGACGCGCACTATGTGGCGTCGTCGCTGGCTGACTTGCGTAACGGACGACGGGAGTGGAGCACCGATGAGACGAACCCAGACACCAATCGACTTGCGCGCGCTGCAGGCCTTCGTCGCCGTGTGCGAAACCGGCTCGATGACAGGCGCGGCGAAGCAGCTGGGCGTGAGCCAGAGCGCGATCAGCCAGTCTGTCTCCGCGCTTGAGCGGGACCAGGGCGTGGCGCTGTTCGATCGTGACAGCCGTCCGCCACGCCCGAATATCGCGGGACGTGCACTACTGGAACTGGCCGGGCCGCTTATCGAGCACGCGCAGATGGTCAGCACGCGGATCGGCGATGCGTCGCATGCCGGCAAGCTGCCGGTACGGCTCGGCTGCGTCGATTCGTTTGCGGCGACCGTCGGGCCTGAGCTGATTCGCGCGGTGTCGGGATCGGCACGGCAGATTTCATTGTGGTCCGGGCTTACGCCGGGCTTGAGCAAGCAGTTGCATGACCGTGAGATCGATGTGGCCGTGTGCACGCAGACCGTGTTGAGCGATGCGCGGATTGTCGAGGTGCCGCTCTTCTCCGAGGCCTTCGTCGTCGTGGTGGCACGCAGTCTCTTGAAGGAACGCAAGAACCTCGACTGGCGCACGCTGACTCTCGAAATGCCGATGATCCGATACACCGCGCGTTCGGTCATCGGCCAGCAGGTCGAGCGCTTTGCACGTCACCTCGGCATCAACAGCGCGCGGCGCTACGAATTCGACGCAACCGATCCACTTCTCAGCCTCGTGGCAGCGAAGCTCGGCTTCGCCATCTCGACACCGCTATGCCTGTGGCAGGCACGCCATTATCTCGACGAGATTGCGGTACTTCCGTTGCCGCCGAGCCGGCTTGGGCGACGCGATTTCTTCATGCTGCACCGGCAGGGCGAGTGGGACGATTTTGCTGGCGAGATCGTCAATCTCACACGCGGCGTGCTGGATCATTCCATTCAACCTGCGTTGCGTCGAGCGCTGCCGCAGCTGCCAGAAGACGCACTTCGATAATGCCGTTCAGTCGTCGACGAAAGCCTCTATTCAGCCAACGCATGCGACGCGTGCTGGAAGGCTCGTTGAGTGCATTAGCCGCGCTGTAATGTTCGAAAGGGTCATAAGTCCCGCTAATTGTTATTCATAACCGCTGTTGCCGTTTCAGTGCAGTGCCGCACCAGATGAACGATGTAAGCGCACCTCGGGAAAGCAGCACCCTGGTATTGGCGCAAAAAACAGGTGCCTGACATGCGCCCAAAGTGTTTATCTGCAGGAACATTTGATTCATTTGGATAAACATGGCACGGAGGTTGCATAAGTATTGCTGTCGCGTGCCCAGCCGTTTTCATTTTCAGTCGGGAGCCGTCTGCGGGTAGACGAAGATCGACAGGAACTGGATGGGTGTTTTGATCAGGCGCTCCGGTCCATGCGGAATTTCTCCCTGGAAGGTCAGGGTGTCGCCGGGGTGGAGGATGTAGGTTTGCTGGCCGTGCCGATATTCGATCACGCCTTTGAGCATGTGGATGAATTCGGTGCCTGGATGCTCGAATACAGGAAAGCGTTCGGCCTCGTCCTCCATCGTGATCAGAAACGGTTCGAAGACTTTTCTCGGACCCTGGTCATAGGCAAGCAGGTGGTAGGTATGGCCGCGTTTGGTGCCTTTGCGGACCACCTCCATGCCGGCGCCTTTCTTGACCAGCTGGGCGCCGCCCTGGGGCACGTCGAAGTTGCGAAACAGAGTGGAGAGTGAAACGCCCAGCGCCTGCGCAATTCGGTTGAGGACGTCGAGCCCGGTAGAGGTTTGTGCGTTCTCGATCTTCGAGAGCATGCCGCGGCTGATTCCGGCCTGTTCCGAAACCTGCGCGATGGTCAATCCATGGCGCTGGCGAAGTTCGCGGATGGTAGCGCCCAGGTAGCGTTCGAGTGGAGTTTTGCTGTCGTCCCCGTTCTGCATGATCGGCCTCGTTAAAGATGGGAGGGTATCAGATTGCATCTGCGCAGGTGCGCGCAGAAAGTTGCATGTAGGGAATCATTGTTGCATAACAATAAATTCGCCTACATGCCGCAGACAAGCTTGAAGCACGCCGGAGCCGGCTGCTTGAGGTTGTCGTGAGCGGGGCCATGCGACAGCGCATGGCTTCTCAAAACCAGCGAAAGATGGTGTTGCAAGGAGTATTGATGAACCTGAACGATGCGAACAAGCTACCGCTCAATGAGCTTGGAAGCGTGCCCCGATTCAGTTCGGCGGAAGAGGCGCAGGACTACTTGACACAGCAGGGCGTGAAGTACGTGCTCGCGCAATTCGTCGATATTCACGGTGTTGCGAAAGCGAAGTCGGTGCCGGTGGCGCATCTCAAGGGCGTGCTGAAGGCAGGCGCGGGCTTTGCGGGGTTTGCGATCTGGGGTGTCGGGATCGAGCCGAACGGGCCCGACTATATGGCAGTGGGCGATCTGTCGACGTTGACGCCGGTGCCATGGCAACCCGGCATCGCGCGGATCGTTTGCGATGGACATGTTCAAGGCAAACCCTGGGCGTTCGATTCGCGCGTCACGCTGAAAAAACAGGTGACCCGGCTGACCGAACGTGGCTGGACGCTGTTCACAGGACTCGAGCCGGAATTCTCGTTGCTCAGGCGCTCGGTGTCCGGCAGCATCGAGCCGTGCGATCCGACCGATACGCTGGCGAAACCCTGCTATGACTACAAGGGCCTGTCGCGCACCCGCGCTTTCCTCGAGAAGCTGACTGAATCGATGCGCGCCGTGGGCATCGATGTCTATCAGATCGACCATGAAGACGCGAACGGACAGTTCGAAATCAACTACACGTACACCGATTGCCTGACGTCCTGCGATCACTACGTGTTCTTCAAGATGGCGGCCTCGGAGATTGCCAGCGACCTGGGCCTTATCTGCTCGTTCATGCCGAAGCCCTTCGCGAATCGCCCGGGTAACGGCATGCATATGCATATGTCGATCGGCGACGGCGAGCGCAATCTGTTCTCGGACCGGAGCGATCCGACCGGCATGGGGCTATCGAAGATGGCCTATCACTTCACGGCGGGTCTGCTTGCGCACGCGCCCGCGCTGACCGCGCTTTGCAATCCGACAGTGAACTCCTACAAGCGGCTCGTCGTGGGCCGTTCGCTGACCGGGGCAACGTGGGCGCCTGCCTACATCAGTTATGGCGACAACAACCGCTCGACCATGGTTCGAGTGCCGGGCGAGCGCATCGAATTGAGGTTGCCCGATGGTTCATGCAATCCGTATCTGGCCACCGCTGCGGTCATCGCCGCGGGACTCGACGGCATCGATCGCGAACTGTCGGCGGGCGAACCGGCCAACGAGAACCTCTACGAGTGGTCGCAGGACAAGCTGAAGGAACACGGCATTGGCGTGTTGCCGCAAAACCTGGAACAGGCGCTGGACGCGCTGGAGAGCGACCGCTTGATCTGCGACGCGCTGGGCCCCGTTGCCGACGAGTTCCTCAAGCTCAAGAGGATGGAGTGGCTCGAATACATGCGTCACGTATCGGATTGGGAACTGAAGAGTTACCTGGAATTTTTCTAAGGAGAATCAACATGTGCGGAATCGTAGGTCTGCTGGTGAAGACCCCGGCACTACGCGAGCGCCTCGGCCAACTGATGGTGCCAATGCTGATCGGCATGACAGAGCGAGGACCGGATTCGGCCGGACTCGCGGTGTTCGGCCAGTCCATCGAAGCAAGCCAGCGCAAGCTGAGTGTGTATTCAGGCTTCACCGACGAAGGGAGCCGGTTCGACTGGCAGCGGCTGTTGTCGACGCTCAATGCAGCGATGGACGTCACGGCGCGCATCGAAGCCAAAGCGAATCACGCCGTTCTAACGGTGCAGGGCGATCCTGAGGTCGTGAAGCAGTGGCTGCGCGAAAACTATCCGAAGCTCTATCTGCTGTCGACGGGGCGCTCGATCGATCTTTACAAGGACATTGGGTCGCCGGCCGAAGTGGCGCAACGCTACGAATTCTCGGACCTGAAGGGCTCGCATCTGGTTGGCCATACCCGCATGGCGACCGAATCGGCCGTGACGCCGGACCGCGCGCATCCGTTCACGGCCGGGGAAGACTTTTGCCTCGTGCACAACGGCTCGTTGTCGAATGCACACGGTGTGCGCCGCAAGCTCGAGCCCCAAGGCATTCATTTCGACACGGACAACGACACGGAAGCGGCATGCCGCTTTCTGGAATGGCGCCTGCGTGAAGGCGACGAGTTGCCGGTCGCACTGCAAAAGGGTTTCGAAGAGCTCGATGGCTTTTATACCTTCCTGATGGGCACGCCGACTGAGCTTGCCCTGATCCGCGATCCGTTCGCCTGCAAGCCTGCGGTCGTCGCGGAGAACGACGACTACGTGGCGATCGCATCCGAGTTCCGCTCGCTCGCCCACCTGCCGGACATCAGGAACGCGAAGGTATTCGAACCCGCACCCGAGGAGATGTATGTATGGAAAGCATGACGTTTGACCTTGAGCGCTCATCGGTACGGGAACTCAACCAGTTCCTGCACGGCAAGGCCGAAGAACTCGAAGGCCTTCAGGTGACAGTCGCCACGCCCGACGGCGCACACAACATCGCGGTTGGCGTGGACGCGCATGTTCAGGTCACGGTTGAGGGGCACGCCGGCTACTACGCTGGCGGCATGAACAAACACGCGACGATCGTGATCCAAGGGAGCGCCGGAACGGGTGTCGCCGAAAACATGATGAGCGGCAAGGTGCACGTCAAGGGCTTTGCGTCGAACGGGGCGGGCGCTTCCGCTCACGGCGGCCTGCTGGTGATCGACGCCGACGCTGGTTTGCGCTGCGGCATCTCCCTGAAGGGCGGCGACATCGTGGTGGGCGGTTCAGTGGGTAGCTTTTCGGCCTTTATGGCGCAAGCCGGCCGCATGGTGATCTGCGGCGACGCCGGTGACGCGCTCGGCGATTCGCTCTACGAGGCCGTGCTGTATGTGCGAGGCGAAGTGAAGTCGCTGGGTGCAGACGCGCAGTTCGAGCCGATGACCGAGACGGACGTTGCCGCGGTGGGCGACCTGCTTCGCGCGGCCGGGTTGAACCACGACCCCAGGTCTTTCAGGCGCATCGCTTCGGCGCGCACGCTCTACCACTGGAACGCCGACGCGAACCAGGAATACTGAACACCACGCTCATCGAGAAGGTCCCCATGGAAGCCAAACCTGTTCACTTCGCACGCTTGCAGCAAGAAGAGTCGCAAGGCTACGACCGCAAGACGATCGACTACATTCACGCGGCCGCCCAGCGTGGTCTTTATGAAATCCGCGGCCTCGGCGCGAAGCGCCGCGTGCCGCACTTCGACGATCTGCTGTTTCTCGGCGCGTCGCTCTCGCGTTACCCGCTTGAGGGCTATCGCGAGAAGTGCGTGACCCAGACGGTGCTCGGTACGCGCTTCGCAACGAAGCCCGTCGTGCTCGACATCCCCATCACGATTGCGGGGATGAGCTTCGGCGCATTGTCGGCTTCCGTGAAGGAAGCGTTGGGCCAGGCGGCGACGTCGATGGGCACCTCGACCACGACCGGCGACGGCGGCATGACGCAGGAGGAGCGCCGTTCATCGAAGACGCTTGTGTATCAATGTCTGCCGTCGCGTTACGGTTTCAATCCAGACGACGTGCGCCGCGCGGATGCTATCGAGATCGTGATCGGACAGGGCGCGAAGCCGGGCGGCGGCGGCATGCTGCTGGGCCAGAAGGTGAACCCGCGCGTCGCCGCAATGCGCACATTGCCAGCGGGTGTCGATCAGCGCTCGGCCAGTCGCCATCCGGACTGGACCGGCCCCGACGATCTCGCGATCAAGATCAAGGAGTTGCGCGAAATTACCGATTGGGAAAAGCCCATCTACGTAAAGGTCGGCGCGACGCGAACCTTCAACGACGTCAAGCTGGCCGTGCATGCGGGCGCCGACGTTGTGGTTATCGATGGCATGCAGGGCGGTACGGCGGCCACGCAGACCTGCTTTATCGAGAACGTCGGCATTCCGACGCTTGCAGCAGTGCGCCAGGCTGTCGATGCGCTCGAAGACCTCAACATGAAGGGCACCGTGCAGCTGATCGTGTCAGGCGGCATTCGCACCGGCGCCGACGTGGCCAAGGCACTTGCAATGGGTGCCGACGCTGTTGCGATTGGTCAAGGCATTCTGATGGCTCTGGGGTGCAACAGCAATACGTATTCCCAGAACGGTGCGCTGCATTCGGCCGCCGCAGATTACGCCACGCTCAACACGTCCCCGGGATTTTGCCACCACTGCCATACCGGCAAGTGTCCGGTCGGCGTGACGACCCAGGATCCCGTGCTTGAACAGCGCGTGCAGGCGGAGGAGGGTTCGCGTCGTGTGCGCAACTATCTCAAGACCTTGAACATGGAATTGACGACGATCGCTCGCGCGTGTGGCAAGCAGAACGTGCATCACCTCGAACCGGAGGATCTGGTTGCGCTGACCGTTGAAGCGGCGGCGATGGCCCGCATTCCGCTTGCCGGTACGTCGTGGATTCCCGGGCACACCCCTTATTGAGCGTCTTTGTTTCCCGTTTCTGGCTCAACGTATTTTCATTCGCATCGATCGACAGGAGAATCCAGCATGAGCGCGACGCAGCAAGCCGCACCCATTTCACCGAAGTCTGCAGACCTTCGCTCGTCGAGTCTCGGTTTCATGGAGACCATTGGTCAGTCTCTGGCGAATATTTCGCCGACGCTGACGCCGTCGATTAACGTCGTCGCCGTGGCAGCACTGGCAGGCGCGGGCAGTTGGCTGGTCTACGGGCTCTCGACGCTGGGGCTCCTGTTCGTCAGCCTGAATATCGTGGTGCTCGCGAGCCGCTTCGCGGCG
It encodes:
- a CDS encoding FAD-binding protein, which encodes MRSLVLGEWDSAHGVIAESTLRVVAAVSQRGLPVDILVHDAAVAEAAARISGIERVLLAACDPAEALLPETVALQLQVVAHQYSLIGASHRTLGRCALPRAAALAGCAFLADITGVVDQNRFLRPLYAGSVIATVTSSSIETFATFRASSFAPVASSGGAASIVALEPVAGFAKTRLIERQTTEQTGRDLANARVVVSGGRGLASKENMNRLNRLAGQMGAALGASRAAVDAGYASNAAQVGQTGKTVAPDVYFAFGISGAIQHLAGMKDSKIIVAANKDPDAPIFSVADFGIVCDLFDVMQDLEIHTSAGPAAP
- a CDS encoding electron transfer flavoprotein subunit beta/FixA family protein, which gives rise to MNILVPVKRVVDANVRVRVNANGAIDTAGLKMSLNPFDECAVEKALQLKESGVASRVTVVTCGLATSQDVLRTALAMGADDAILIDTGAATATLDSLAVARLLCAHLATHEYGLVLCGKQAIDDDIGGVAAMLAALLGWPQALNASALSADGARWQVTCGDDAGTSIWQLDGPAVVSADLRLAEPRRVTLPSIVKAKQKPLTTIDAGSFGVDLAPRTRIVDLTDPPTRQAGVKVPDTAALIAALAQQRLFDNAAAHPGANS
- a CDS encoding FAD-binding oxidoreductase; protein product: MSHYDFVVIGAGVIGASVAHHLAASGATSVLVLEQGTIGAGTTSQSSGLLRTHYSVRQNVELARSSWWAFNNFAEYVGDDEASCGLVKCGYMICAPEGDKLEPLRASLAAQQDMDIEVQLLDRGEARERLPIAQFDDTALIGFEPEAGFADAYLVATSFARSARRRGVKIMEGVTVTGLVREGRKIVGVNTSAGSFSCGTLISTQNIWTPELAGWIDIPLPVKPERHTVLALECEAAYTFKMPAFKDLGSAGMLYYRSYGGSQMLVSEGVVGETLNTPETEQGDISLDYVGEVGAQVAERFPAYETAGLASSWTGVYDVTPDWNPVLGKVGDIAGLVVGFGFSGHGFKLSPGIGKILAQHALGLPTDVSLAPYALDRFASGALLVGKYGLGAVS
- a CDS encoding LysR family transcriptional regulator: MRRTQTPIDLRALQAFVAVCETGSMTGAAKQLGVSQSAISQSVSALERDQGVALFDRDSRPPRPNIAGRALLELAGPLIEHAQMVSTRIGDASHAGKLPVRLGCVDSFAATVGPELIRAVSGSARQISLWSGLTPGLSKQLHDREIDVAVCTQTVLSDARIVEVPLFSEAFVVVVARSLLKERKNLDWRTLTLEMPMIRYTARSVIGQQVERFARHLGINSARRYEFDATDPLLSLVAAKLGFAISTPLCLWQARHYLDEIAVLPLPPSRLGRRDFFMLHRQGEWDDFAGEIVNLTRGVLDHSIQPALRRALPQLPEDALR
- a CDS encoding XRE family transcriptional regulator — encoded protein: MQNGDDSKTPLERYLGATIRELRQRHGLTIAQVSEQAGISRGMLSKIENAQTSTGLDVLNRIAQALGVSLSTLFRNFDVPQGGAQLVKKGAGMEVVRKGTKRGHTYHLLAYDQGPRKVFEPFLITMEDEAERFPVFEHPGTEFIHMLKGVIEYRHGQQTYILHPGDTLTFQGEIPHGPERLIKTPIQFLSIFVYPQTAPD
- the glnT gene encoding type III glutamate--ammonia ligase, which codes for MNLNDANKLPLNELGSVPRFSSAEEAQDYLTQQGVKYVLAQFVDIHGVAKAKSVPVAHLKGVLKAGAGFAGFAIWGVGIEPNGPDYMAVGDLSTLTPVPWQPGIARIVCDGHVQGKPWAFDSRVTLKKQVTRLTERGWTLFTGLEPEFSLLRRSVSGSIEPCDPTDTLAKPCYDYKGLSRTRAFLEKLTESMRAVGIDVYQIDHEDANGQFEINYTYTDCLTSCDHYVFFKMAASEIASDLGLICSFMPKPFANRPGNGMHMHMSIGDGERNLFSDRSDPTGMGLSKMAYHFTAGLLAHAPALTALCNPTVNSYKRLVVGRSLTGATWAPAYISYGDNNRSTMVRVPGERIELRLPDGSCNPYLATAAVIAAGLDGIDRELSAGEPANENLYEWSQDKLKEHGIGVLPQNLEQALDALESDRLICDALGPVADEFLKLKRMEWLEYMRHVSDWELKSYLEFF
- a CDS encoding glutamine amidotransferase family protein, whose amino-acid sequence is MCGIVGLLVKTPALRERLGQLMVPMLIGMTERGPDSAGLAVFGQSIEASQRKLSVYSGFTDEGSRFDWQRLLSTLNAAMDVTARIEAKANHAVLTVQGDPEVVKQWLRENYPKLYLLSTGRSIDLYKDIGSPAEVAQRYEFSDLKGSHLVGHTRMATESAVTPDRAHPFTAGEDFCLVHNGSLSNAHGVRRKLEPQGIHFDTDNDTEAACRFLEWRLREGDELPVALQKGFEELDGFYTFLMGTPTELALIRDPFACKPAVVAENDDYVAIASEFRSLAHLPDIRNAKVFEPAPEEMYVWKA
- a CDS encoding protein glxC — encoded protein: MESMTFDLERSSVRELNQFLHGKAEELEGLQVTVATPDGAHNIAVGVDAHVQVTVEGHAGYYAGGMNKHATIVIQGSAGTGVAENMMSGKVHVKGFASNGAGASAHGGLLVIDADAGLRCGISLKGGDIVVGGSVGSFSAFMAQAGRMVICGDAGDALGDSLYEAVLYVRGEVKSLGADAQFEPMTETDVAAVGDLLRAAGLNHDPRSFRRIASARTLYHWNADANQEY
- a CDS encoding FMN-binding glutamate synthase family protein; translation: MEAKPVHFARLQQEESQGYDRKTIDYIHAAAQRGLYEIRGLGAKRRVPHFDDLLFLGASLSRYPLEGYREKCVTQTVLGTRFATKPVVLDIPITIAGMSFGALSASVKEALGQAATSMGTSTTTGDGGMTQEERRSSKTLVYQCLPSRYGFNPDDVRRADAIEIVIGQGAKPGGGGMLLGQKVNPRVAAMRTLPAGVDQRSASRHPDWTGPDDLAIKIKELREITDWEKPIYVKVGATRTFNDVKLAVHAGADVVVIDGMQGGTAATQTCFIENVGIPTLAAVRQAVDALEDLNMKGTVQLIVSGGIRTGADVAKALAMGADAVAIGQGILMALGCNSNTYSQNGALHSAAADYATLNTSPGFCHHCHTGKCPVGVTTQDPVLEQRVQAEEGSRRVRNYLKTLNMELTTIARACGKQNVHHLEPEDLVALTVEAAAMARIPLAGTSWIPGHTPY